The following DNA comes from Ignavibacteria bacterium.
ACACGCTAAAAGGTGGAGATTACCGAGCTAGAGAAGCAAATGTTTACAGATTAGCTGAGGTAAGCAATAATATTATTGATCAATGTGTTGCACAAGGCGTTCCCTTCGCGAGAGATTACGGCGGATTGCTTGACAACCGTTCGTTTGGCGGTGCGCAAGTTTCAAGAACATTTTATGCACGCGGTCAGACTGGCCAGCAGCTGCTTCTCGGTGCGTACAGTGCACTAAGCCGTCAAGCCGGTAAAGGCAACATTAAAATGAAAACCCGGCGTGATATGCTCGGATTGGTAATTGTTGATGGAATGGCGCGCGGAATAATTGCTCGAAATTTAATTACCGGAGAATTAGAAAGATATACTGCCGATGCCGTTCTTCTCTGTACGGGCGGTTATTCGCGAGTTTTCTTCCTTTCAACCAATGCAATGAATTGTAATGCGACTTCAATCTGGCGTGCACATAAAAAAGGTGCTGCATTTGCAAATCCGTGCTTTACGCAAATTCATCCAACCTCACTTCCGCTTCATAGTGAACAGCAATCTAAATTGACTTTAATGAGTGAAAGTCTAAGAAACGACGGAAGAGTTTGGGTTCCGAAAAAAAAGAAAGACACACGAAAACCGAATGAAATTCCCGAAGAAGAACGGGATTATTATCTTGAAAGAAAATATCCTTCGTTCGGGAATCTGTCTCCTCGTGATATTGCATCTCGCAGTGCAAAAGAAGTCTGCGATGCCGGGAATGGAGTCGGTGAAACCGGACAAGCTGTTTATCTCGATTTTGCCGATTCAATCAATCGGCTTGGAAAGGAAGTTATTGAAGAAAGATATGGAAATCTTTTCCAGATGTATGAAATGATTATGGCTCAGGACCCATACAAAGTCCCAATGATGATCTATCCAGCGCCGCATTATACAATGGGCGGACTTTGGGTTGATTATAATTTGATGAGTACAATTCCGGGTCTGTTTGTTCTTGGAGAGGCGAATTTTTCTGACCACGGAGCAAACCGTCTTGGTGCCAGCGCTTTGATGCAAGGGCTCGCTGACGGTTATTTTGTGATTCCATACACACTTGGAGATTATTTCGCCTCGAATAAATTCAAACCATTAAAAACAGATCATGAAGAATTTGCTAAGGAGGAAGGTCGTCTGCACGAGCAACTTGAAAAACTTCTTTCAATTAATGGCAAACGGACAGTTGATGATCTCCATCGCCAGCTTGGAAAGATTATGTGGGAATATGTCGGTATGGGTAGGAATGAGCAAGGATTGAAAAAAGCAATTGGAGAAATCCAAGAACTCCGCGAAGAATTTTGGAAAAATGTAAATGTTCCTGGTTCGGATAGAGACTTAAATCAAGCACTTGAACGAGCTGGCAGAGTTGCTGATTTCTTCGAGCTGGGAGAATTAATGGCGATTGATGCCTTAGGGAGGAATGAATCTTGCGGAGGACACTTCAGAGAAGAGTATCAAACCGAAGAAGGTGAAGCGAAACGAGACGATGAAAAGTACTCTTATGTTGCTGCTTGGGAATTTGAGCAAGTTGGTAAGTGGAATCTTCACAAAGAACCTCTTGTATTTGAATATGTAAAACCATCTACGAGGAGTTACAAATAATGAGTGGAAATAAATTAACTCTAATCTTAAAAGTCTGGCGTCAGCCGATTAATTCAGCAAAAGGAAGTTTTGTAACTTATCATGCAAATAATATTTCGCCTGATATATCATTTCTCGAAATGATGGATCTTGTGAACGAAGAATTGGAAGGCAAAGGTGAGGATCCAATCGCTATCGAGCATGATTGCCGCGAGGGAATTTGTGGATGCTGCGGACTTGTAATAAATGGCAGACCTCATGGACCATTAAAGGGAATAACCACGTGTCAGCTTCACATGCGGCATTTTAATGATGGTGATACGATATGGATAGAACCTTGGCGAGCAAAAGCATTTCCTGTAATAAAGGATCTAGTTGTCGATAGGAGTGCATTCGACAGTATTATTCAAGCAGGGGGATTTGTTTCGATCAATACAGGCGGTATTCCGGATGGAAATGCTATTCCAATTCCTAAAGAAGTTGCGGAACTTGCAATGGATGCCGCATCATGCATTGGCTGCGGTGCATGTGTCGCTGCGTGTAAAAACGCTTCAGCAATGTTATTCGTCAGTGCAAAAATTTCACAGTTGGCTTTACTTCCGCAGGGAAAAGTTGAGCGGGAAATCCGAGTGGAAAACATGGTTGCAAAAATGGATGAACTCGGTTTTGGAAATTGTACAAATATTGGCTCATGTGAAGCCGAATGTCCGAAAGAAATTAAGATAACTAACATTGCTCGAATGAATCGTGAGTTCATTCGAGCTAAGCTTTGTTCAACTTTGAAGTAATTTATTGGAGATAAATTCTTTTTCGACTTATGAATTTTCAATTTGGAAATTAGGATTTGTCTCCTTTTTATTAATTCGGTTCATATCGATTCTTGACAAAACTTCAACCTTTCGATAAATTGGTTTAAGATATTTTAAGTTAATATGAAGGGAAAAGTATGGAACAGATATCGATATATGAGTTAGAGAAAAATATAGCCCGAATCATTCAAAGTGCTAGTGAGGGCGAAGAATTAATTGTAGTAAAAGATGGGAAACCAATCGTGAAAATCACTTCAATTTCTTCAAGGCCAAAAGCTAAATTCGGGAGTGCGAAAGAAAAAATAAAATTCATTGCTGAAGATTTTGATGAAACACCCAAAGAATTTGAAAATGAGTACATGCCTTGAAATATTTACTAGATACTCACACTTTTCTATGGTTCGTCGGTGGTATTGAAAAAATCTCACTAAAAGTTACTGAACTGATAATTAACTCAAATAATCAAAAATTTATCAGCATTGCAAGTATCTGGGAATTATCTATAAAGATTAGTTTAAAAAAAATAGAAATAGAAGAAAGTTTAATTGATTTCGTTAAAAGCGAATGTGAAAAGAATGGTTTTGATCTGCTTAATATAAATCTAGATCATTTGAACAGGCTTTGCAATCTACCTTTCCACCACAAAGACCCATTTGATCGTCTGATAATTTCTCAAGCTTTAACGGAAAATATCCCTATAATTAGTTCCGATGAGGTATTTGAAAAATATAAAGTGAAAATGATTTGGTAATTGGAGATTTATAGATAAGCTTAATCCTATGTTCGATAGAGAAAAACAAATTGTAATCAATAAATTTTGCGATGTGATCTTTAAAGATCATAATGAAATTACTCTGGGGAAAATTATCTCACTGGCAATTCCAGAATCTATAATAAAATATTTTGATGAAGATATTAAACAGCGTCTCGACCGCGAATTAGCTGAAATCAAGAACTTCTCAACCTTCAATTTTGAAAAACCGGAAGTTCAGCCTCTATTGGCAGAATTAACTGTTATATTGAAAACTACAAAGTCATTCAGTATGAATGATTTCTCCACTTCATTAAAATCTGCTTTGGATTTTACGATTGATTATTTACTCCGTCCATGCGATACTCTGACAGATTTCGTTTTTGATTATAAAGAAATTCAAAGCAGGGAATTCATTTTGCAGAGACTGAATTTCGTTAAAGATTACGAATATCTTCCAGAGATCATTAAAGGATACTTGAAGAGAAAAAAAATCGATTCAATTGGTAAAAAGGAATTCTTAGCTCTCTGTAAGAATGCGGATAAAGAATTCACTAAGGACTTTACAATTATCGATCATTATGTGACTTTTAAATCATTCAAAAATTATCTGAACAGATTGGATCTTTACTTGACGTCTCATGCAGAAGCCGAAGCGTTTCAAATTTTCTTAATGGATAAAGAACAAGAAAGCTTCGCCTCTTTCATTGAAGAAAAGAAAAAAGATTTGACCGATCCGCGTCTTGACTTTAAAGCTTTCCTTCAATCAGTTACTCTGCAGCGCTCAGACACTTCGCGAAAATCCGACGCACTTGAATTTCTAAATGAAGAAAAATCGAAACCTGCTAAAGAAATATTTCGAGCAGAAACTATTCAAGATTTAGGACAGGATCTTGAAGCCCCAGTTGAAAAAGTTTTAGAAACAAATAGTGAAGAACCTTATGAAGTTAAGCAAGAACCTCTTGAGCAGTCATCGGTTGAGAAAAAAGCAGCTGATGTTTTTATGAATTCTTCTTACTCTCTCCAAAATAATGAGTTGTTTAGAAAATTAACTGGGGAAGACGAATCTAAGAAAACAAATTACGCCAGAAATCTAGACGGACTGATAAAAAATCGTTTAAGAAAACTTGTAGTAAAAAAATTATTTAACGGAACCGAAGAAGAATATTTTTCGACAATTGCATTATTAGATAAAGCAGAGAATTGGGATGAAGCATCTCAATTTTTAACTGATCTATTCCAACGAAAAAACATTCAGCCGTATTCCAAGGCTGCAATTAAGTTCACAGAATTTTTATACGATAACATCAGATAACCTCTCTCAGTAAAATTGTTTTTAGATTATGTAGAAATATCAATAAGCTCAGGCAAAGGGGGCAAGGGTTCAGTCAGTTTCCGAAGGGAAAAGTACGTTCCCAAAGGAGGTCCCGATGGCGGAGATGGTGGAAAAGGGGGCGATGTAGTTTTCATTTCGGATTCAAATTTATCCACCCTGCTCGATTTCAGATACAAAAAGAAATACATTGCTCAAGATGGTGAAAACGGAATGGGCGCACTCAAGACTGGAAAAAATGGAAAAGATATTATTCTGAAAGTGCCTGTCGGTACAATTGTTAAAGAAAAAGAAACTGGAAGAATAATTCATGACTTCATTGAAGTAAATGAATCCTTTGTGGCAGCTAAGGGGGGTAAAGGAGGGAGAGGGAACACACATTTCAAATCGGCAACAAATCAATCGCCGAGGAAAGCAGACCCCGGAATGCCTGGTGAAGCGAGATCACTCATTCTTGAGCTGAAATTGATTGCCGATGCTGGACTCGTAGGTTTTCCAAATGCAGGAAAATCAACTCTCATTTCGGTCGTTTCCGCAGCCAGGCCAAAAATTGCCGATTATCCATTTACAACACTCGAGCCCGTCCTAGGAATTGTTAATTACAGAGAATTAAAGAGCTTCGTGATTGCAGATATTCCCGGAATTATCGAAGGTGCGTCAGCAGGTAAAGGACTTGGTCTGCAATTCCTTCGCCATATTGAACGAACAAGAGTTTTAGTATTCATGCTCGATGCAACTTCCGAATCAATTAAAGAAGATTATAGAATTCTTCTTGCAGAACTAAAAAATTACAGTCTAAAAATGATAAAAAAAGAACGGATGATTGTGTTAACGAAAATCGATTTGCTGACTGAAGGGGAGCTCAAAATTCTTGAGAAAGAAATCACCAAGCATCCGATTGACAAAAATATTAAATCAATTTTCATTTCATCTGTCGCAAATATTGGAATAGAAAACCTATTAAATGAAATTTGGCAAAAACTTCGAGACCAGTCGTAAAAAAGTTTTCTTCTCATCAGTATTATTGTTAATAGTTCTGATGATTTCCGGATTTATATGCCTCAGCTTCGGGACAGTAAGTTTTCCACTTACTGAGATTTTCAGTGCAATGTTTTCACCTAATGATGCGAAATCTGTAATCGTAAATATTATTTGGGATATTAGAGTACCGCGTATACTGACAGCAATGTTTGTGGGTGCAGGCTTATCAATAAGCGGAGCTGCGTTTCAAGCGTTGTTACGCAATCCATTAGCCGAGCCGTACATTCTCGGCATTTCAAGCGGCGGTGCTTTCGGTGCAATTTTAAGTATGGCGATTGGAATCGGTTTCATTGGAATGCAAAGTTTTGCTTTTGCCGGAGCTCTTATCACATTTATTTTAGTTTTTTATTTAGGGAAAAGATTGGGAGAAATTGATCCTACGACAATCATTCTTGCCGGTGTAATGATTGGTGCATTTTTCTCAGCTTTAATTCTGCTTATGATTTCTTTCATTGATCAAAGTCTTCGTTCGGCACTATATTGGCTGATTGGAAATTTATCACTCGCTAACTATCAAAGTGTGTACACAATTTTTCCGATCTTAATTATTTCTGCATTCGTATTACTCACCTTCGGTCAAAGTTATAATTTGATTTCAATTAATGAAGAAAACGCCAAACAATTTGGAATAAATACTAAGCGGGTGAAAAATTTGACTTATTTTTTTGCTAGTCTCCTGATTGGAATAATAGTATCGTTTGTAGGGATTATTGGATTTGTAGGTTTGTTGATTCCGCATATTTGCAGGATGATTTTCGGAAACGATAATAAGATTGTTCTTCCAACATCTTTATTGCTCGGTGCGATTTTTCTTGTTTGGGCAGACCTTTTATCAAGAGTTTTAATCCCCCCAACTGAAATTCCAATTGGTGCAATAACTGCCGTCTTGGGTGCCCCGATGTTTATTATTATATTAAGAAAAAAGAAATATGAATTTTAATTCGCAGAGGTATAAATGAAAAAAATTATTTTCTTCTCGTTAATAATAACTAGTTTATCTTTTTTAAGTTGTTCTGAAAGCGGAATAAATCTTTTCAGCGATCAAGATGAAGTTAATCTTGGTGCACAGGTTGATGCTGAGATTCGGAGTAATCCAGCTGAGTTTCCAATTTACACAGCCGATCCGTACGTCAAAAACTATATTAATTCGAATATCTTTATTCCAATTTTGAATTCTCCTGAAGTAAAAAAGAGAGGCGTTTACAATTACAATCTCGAAATAATTAAGAACGATACAACACTAAACGCTTTTGCAACTCCCGGTGGTTATGTCTATTTATACACAGGCATTCTAAAATATCTCGACAGCGAAGCTGCTCTAGCCGGTGTGCTCGGTCATGAAATTGCGCATGCAG
Coding sequences within:
- a CDS encoding fumarate reductase/succinate dehydrogenase flavoprotein subunit, producing MKLDSKIPAGSIQDKWTQYKFNLKLVNPANKRKYSAIVVGTGLAGASAAASLAELGYNVTVITFHDSPRRAHSIAAQGGINAAKNYPNDGDSIYRLFYDTLKGGDYRAREANVYRLAEVSNNIIDQCVAQGVPFARDYGGLLDNRSFGGAQVSRTFYARGQTGQQLLLGAYSALSRQAGKGNIKMKTRRDMLGLVIVDGMARGIIARNLITGELERYTADAVLLCTGGYSRVFFLSTNAMNCNATSIWRAHKKGAAFANPCFTQIHPTSLPLHSEQQSKLTLMSESLRNDGRVWVPKKKKDTRKPNEIPEEERDYYLERKYPSFGNLSPRDIASRSAKEVCDAGNGVGETGQAVYLDFADSINRLGKEVIEERYGNLFQMYEMIMAQDPYKVPMMIYPAPHYTMGGLWVDYNLMSTIPGLFVLGEANFSDHGANRLGASALMQGLADGYFVIPYTLGDYFASNKFKPLKTDHEEFAKEEGRLHEQLEKLLSINGKRTVDDLHRQLGKIMWEYVGMGRNEQGLKKAIGEIQELREEFWKNVNVPGSDRDLNQALERAGRVADFFELGELMAIDALGRNESCGGHFREEYQTEEGEAKRDDEKYSYVAAWEFEQVGKWNLHKEPLVFEYVKPSTRSYK
- a CDS encoding succinate dehydrogenase/fumarate reductase iron-sulfur subunit; translated protein: MSGNKLTLILKVWRQPINSAKGSFVTYHANNISPDISFLEMMDLVNEELEGKGEDPIAIEHDCREGICGCCGLVINGRPHGPLKGITTCQLHMRHFNDGDTIWIEPWRAKAFPVIKDLVVDRSAFDSIIQAGGFVSINTGGIPDGNAIPIPKEVAELAMDAASCIGCGACVAACKNASAMLFVSAKISQLALLPQGKVEREIRVENMVAKMDELGFGNCTNIGSCEAECPKEIKITNIARMNREFIRAKLCSTLK
- a CDS encoding type II toxin-antitoxin system prevent-host-death family antitoxin encodes the protein MEQISIYELEKNIARIIQSASEGEELIVVKDGKPIVKITSISSRPKAKFGSAKEKIKFIAEDFDETPKEFENEYMP
- a CDS encoding type II toxin-antitoxin system VapC family toxin; protein product: MKYLLDTHTFLWFVGGIEKISLKVTELIINSNNQKFISIASIWELSIKISLKKIEIEESLIDFVKSECEKNGFDLLNINLDHLNRLCNLPFHHKDPFDRLIISQALTENIPIISSDEVFEKYKVKMIW
- the obgE gene encoding GTPase ObgE — protein: MFLDYVEISISSGKGGKGSVSFRREKYVPKGGPDGGDGGKGGDVVFISDSNLSTLLDFRYKKKYIAQDGENGMGALKTGKNGKDIILKVPVGTIVKEKETGRIIHDFIEVNESFVAAKGGKGGRGNTHFKSATNQSPRKADPGMPGEARSLILELKLIADAGLVGFPNAGKSTLISVVSAARPKIADYPFTTLEPVLGIVNYRELKSFVIADIPGIIEGASAGKGLGLQFLRHIERTRVLVFMLDATSESIKEDYRILLAELKNYSLKMIKKERMIVLTKIDLLTEGELKILEKEITKHPIDKNIKSIFISSVANIGIENLLNEIWQKLRDQS
- a CDS encoding iron ABC transporter permease encodes the protein MKFGKNFETSRKKVFFSSVLLLIVLMISGFICLSFGTVSFPLTEIFSAMFSPNDAKSVIVNIIWDIRVPRILTAMFVGAGLSISGAAFQALLRNPLAEPYILGISSGGAFGAILSMAIGIGFIGMQSFAFAGALITFILVFYLGKRLGEIDPTTIILAGVMIGAFFSALILLMISFIDQSLRSALYWLIGNLSLANYQSVYTIFPILIISAFVLLTFGQSYNLISINEENAKQFGINTKRVKNLTYFFASLLIGIIVSFVGIIGFVGLLIPHICRMIFGNDNKIVLPTSLLLGAIFLVWADLLSRVLIPPTEIPIGAITAVLGAPMFIIILRKKKYEF